The Gossypium hirsutum isolate 1008001.06 chromosome A03, Gossypium_hirsutum_v2.1, whole genome shotgun sequence genome contains the following window.
gtaacgcccccttacccgagaccgtcgccggagtcgagcatgagacattactaaacttattttagcatttaaacaagttcaaacagttctcgtagtaaactgtccatctgcgttacagttgttaaaaaaatcatatcttgagttacgaaactctaaATCTAATTCCGTGAATTTTTCctagaactagactcatatatctacttactaatttttttctagaaattttggttgggccaattagtacagtttattagttacagtttcccctgtttcagtgttcgactgctctgacctctatttactacgaatcacttttctctttgtacagaattcagatgactatgctatttgtttctattaaaattaaactcaataAGGAACCTATACATCTAAagtgtgagtcctaattatttttacacaatttatggtgaatttctaaagtcagaataggggatccaaaaatcgctctaaccctgtttcactaaaaagtaaatgaatttctaaagtcagaataggggatccaaaactcttttacttattttgtttcttccaaatgaaaatagattcattgagctttaattccatattttattaatcatctaattctaattctattatttttagtgatttttcaaattcacatcactattgtTGTATGACcctattttatagccaatttcaccattttatggttttccatggattaggaaattcattaagcatacataacactaaatataaattttgattagccatttcaatagctaatcatcaacaagcatttccacatcactcattcaccatataataagattatatacacaaaaggatcataatgctatacatgccatattcccaaaatatgcaaaccactataccgagatggtctgttgatagtgtgaacgtgcCTCCGACAGTCCCGATctccaagccggcttgtcaaaactacaaggaatggaagggagggagtaagcataaatgcttagtaagttcacatgtaaataggaagtaacataatcatacaatctaacataaaacatcatttgcataaatatCACCAAGGCATTCATGTTACacttgcatttactatcttaccacgattttgtcataccaagttctcaacccgagggtttaagcacgtacctgtcaaattttctcattcaccacacttaccaacatgtcaccttcgttttaggcactcaccttattcacttaagatttacccgttgaacatatcggaatatgattcgaatacacggatttcatgcacataagtgccatacccgcaactagacaaactcaatagccagCGAAAATTaggtagccaagctaccatgtaacccgcccataagcaaacttggactcaactcaacgagctcgggcgttcgcatccataagtaaactcggactcaactcaacgagctcggaactcaaatatcttagtgacatgtcagttgtattctaatctattcccaaggttcaaacgggctttttcctcgatcacacatctttgccatcttccacggaatatcgaaaccgatactcggtagcaattcatatttaacaagtagcacacataatttgcatattactcaataataaccacaaagcataatatttcatgatattaatcatcatatcatataaataaaattaaatcaattaaaatgaaaattatgttactacatttacacctgaacttacctcggtacaaaataaagaaattttgcaatttagtccataatcttttcctttccctgatcaaggtcgattccatgtctttcttggtctaaaataacacatttagctgatttaatactcaaatttatcaagatagtccttaactctaactttttcaaaattataatttggcccctaaacttttgtatatttacacttttgccccaaagctcgaaaattaaattttttccaaaattcttatgttttatgacatgctgatgatttttcccttctatggaaacatcgaattctcactctaacatgtagttataaacattaggtatttttaccaattatgtcattttactcgttttcacgtaaaatcgtttagcaaaagttgtttaacacaatttcaaacttcatattctaccataaaacatcaaaataaacacatttaaccatgggtatttttccaaatataaaccctaggttaaattattactagaataagctaaatcaagttaccgggactccaaaaacgtaaagaacattaaaaacggggcttggaatcacttactatggagcttggaagcttgaaaaaaaccctagctatggagaacccttgaaatttcgtcctaatgaagaagatggacatattttgctatctttttcctttttttaatcttttaattaccaaatgactaaaatacccttcattaaaaactttggttatttctacctatgtatgtccatttttgtccatttaaggacctctacttcaattatgctcttcaattaaatcctttaacatctaaaactcatatttatcaacttttacaattaagtcctaataggcaaattagacatgcaattcatgaaattttctatcgatattctaacacatacatctaatcactcaataaattataaaaattaatcagaataaatttttctacttcagaattgtggtttcgaaactactattccatttaggccctaattcgagatatcaCATTGTTGATGAGTCGGGGCACTAGGTAACTGAGTTGGGGCAGCCTGTTGAGTTGGGGTACTCTCTTGCTAATTTGGGGTAGTCTGTTGCTGAGTTGGGACACCAACTTTATGTCTTTTGACCTATAGAAACAAGAGAAATCTTTCAAACAAATTAAACAGAAGTATACTAAAACTTAAGGCAAATAACTTAGTGGAATGTTTTGGCCAACTTCCCCTTTGCAACTCCTCTTATTGTGGCCTATTCTTTTGCATTTACTGCACCTCATGTCCACCCCTCTCTTACTCAACCTTTCTGTTGTTTGTGTTTTATTAGGTTCTTTCCTTCTCACCTTAGTAGGTCTGCCAAGTGGTCTTCTTAGAGTAGGAGGTAATATTGGCAGCATGTTTGACAAAGAGGCCCATTATTTAGTACCCCTTATTGGACTTAGAAAGTTGGAGTAAATTTGAAGCTGGGTTTGCTTGGTGTACCAGGTTTTTACATAGGTCTCTGGGAACTCATCTTTTAGATGAATGACAGCCAATGCATGCATGCAAGGGATGCCAGTGAGATCTCAATTCCTGCAAGAGCAGCAATTCTCAACTAAGTCCACCACATGTTGGCTGCCAGGATCACATTTAACCTGATACTTGTCCCCACCAGTATGTGATGGAACACACCTAAAAAACAGTCAGCATGCTTGGTtaaaaaataatcactaaaataacTTTTTGAGTAGCCCCACCAATAATGATACTCACACACACCCCTAAAAAAGCAGTCACTATatgcatattataaaaaaatactcactgcatgcatattaaaaaaaagtcaacACACCAACAATCACTGCATGCATATTACAAAACATTCACTAAAACAGCATGTAACCAGCAACATGAAGTCAGAATAAAGTCATCAGAAAGATTAAAAATGGTAACTTTACCTCAAGGAATCTTTTATATTTACGTCCAACTTTTTCTTGATCTTTGGACATAACGTTCCTTTCtattttttagctttttctttcttcttgacaaTAAGCAACATAATCTTGGTCCTTATTGTTTCCATCATGGTCAAAATAGGTTTCCCTCTTGCTTCCAGTATCATCTGTCAGTAAACAACATAAATGATTAGTGAATTGCTAATGATTAGTAAGAAACATAAAACATAGGGGTTTACCTTGTTAAATGATTCAGAAAGATTATTCACCAACATGTCAGAATGGCTCCTAATTGAGAAGTGAGACCTTGACCAGTGAGTAGGGTTCTTTTCCTTCAACCAATCATAAGCATGCTGATTGGTTTTCCTTAGTTCATCCATGACATCCTCAAAATCCCTTGTAGTACTTGCTCTAGTAGCTTTCCAAAGCAAATCTTTCAATTCATTTGTTCAAAAACCAGCCTGCTTGAAATTGGCATGTAGGTGTCTAACACAGTGTCTTGTTTCTCCATTAGGAAACAATATACATATTGCTTCTAAAAGTCCCTGCAAttagaaaaaaaacaatttaattcaTTGACAATCCCTAAAtagaaacaacataaaaaataaataaatagagttttaCCTTTTGTTTGTCAGACATGAAAGATATTTGTACGAGCTTACAATTTCCAAGTCTATTGCAACCAACTCTAAGAACCAAAGCCATGATGCTTGGTTTTCACTTTCAACGGCAGCATGTGCAAGAGGATAGATGCTATTTTTTGCATCTATCCCAACAATTTCAAGCAAGTAGCCACCATAGTAGCCCTTCAAGAAACATCCATCTAAACCTACTATCCTCCTACAACCAGCCCTATAGCCATCTTTGCATGACTGTAGACAAACATACATCCTTTGAAACAACCTGTTATCTAGATAACAGATTATTGTTGTTCCCTCATTTTGTGTCCTAACCTCCAAAAAGTACTCATAAATCTTCTCATATTAAGACTTATGAGCTCCTTAAATTAATTCCAATGCCTTAAGTTTATCCCTCCTACATTTGGTTAGTGAGACTATGCAACACAAATTTCTTTTGACATCTTGTTGTAATGATTTCAGAGAATAATCAGGATCAGcaatgaatttttctttttaatgttaACCTATCCAAGCTGAGGTTACattcttatttttatatactttagaaCAAGTATGGTTAGGGTTTGAACTCTTAATTTGCCAAGTCTAGTCAGTAGGGTCATTAGGGTTTAGTTTAGAAACCTATATGAAACAAGGACATTTTTCACTGCAGACTGCCTTTAACCTTTTTAAATCATTTTgggaaacttaataaaataattgttCAACCTACCATACTGCTTGGAAGCTTCTTTTAGACTGTCCTTAGACTTAAATAACATTCCCACCTCAAGTCTAGGATTACTCATGTCATTCTCTAGGTTGAACTCAGGCTAATTTTGGCCATCTGAGTCAGATTCATATACACTATCTAACCTTCCAGAATCATCAATATCACACAGTTCATCTACTCCTATACCATCCATGTTTAAACCATCTAAATTAACACCTATCCTATTAGATACATCACTTTCAAATGCATCACTACCAGACATGTCTTCTTCATTATCATTAAAATTGTCATCAATTAAACCTGCCAAACAAAGTACTCATCAATAAAGGCAGGCAACAAAGCCAAACATTTTAACCATTTCTGTCAAAATAACCAATACAAAATACCcaataatttaatacaaacacaaccatttctgTCATGCACATGGCAGCCAACAAcgaatacaaaaataatttaatacaaacacaaccatttcaGTCATGCACATGGCTAACAATAACAGACAATAACCAGTACAATAAAAAAGGTAAAtgacaaattttgatttttccacATACAATATAGCAGCTTGGATACAAACAATGGCAGATATACACAACAAACATCAGTTTGATAATGgcattcaaattttgattttgccACATACAATATAGCAGCTTGGATACAAACAATGCCAGGTATGCACAACAAATATCATTTTGATAATGGCATTCATAAAATGGTAGATATACACAACAAACATCGGTTTGATAATGGCATTCATACAATGGCAGATATACACAACAAACATCAGTTTGATAATGGCATTCATACAATGGCAGATACAAATTATAAACATCATGCACATGGTATACAATACACATTATATGTCATACActttaataacaaataaaatcaaaatcagaatcagtgagTGTTTCAAAATTGAAATCGAAATCGAAATCGAAATcgaaatcaaaatcagaatcgaAATAACCCTAAATAACCCTAAATCAAAATAACAAcattgaaatccaaaaaatttaaaactaaatgcAACAACTTACCCGTTAAAGTGGATGTAACAACATTGGTAGCTTCTCTTCTATTGCCTATTGTCGCTGAGAATCAAAAACACTGAATGGTTTCTGCTTTCGTCTTCTTTTCTCCCCAAACAAAAAAGATAAATCACCCCCTTCTTAATCGATTATTGAATCGATTTTTAACCCTAAACCCTTCTTAATCGATTCTCAAATCAATTTCAACCCTAAAAAACCCCAAATCACAACCGAAATTTCTCcaaatcaattttcttttttccccAAACCCCCTAAATTCTAACATGTTTCTAAccctaaaactaaactcataaCCCTTCAATTTTTTTCCCTAAACCCGCCCTAAACCGAGACCCCTCAGCCGCTTCACCAACAtggcaagttaacttgccacatcagcTCGTTAACTTGCGACGTCAGCAGTCCCGTTAACCCCCTAACCAAAACTATTAATCagtgactattttgtcactttttcaTAACGTTAGTGATTGGTTTGTAACTTTTCGAAAtttgagtgactgaaatgaaacctaggtgactATTTTGTCAGCTACCCCAAAGTTGGATGACtgatggtgtagtttaccctaaaaaattagaaaagagaggagaaagaaaaacaaaataaattgtcACAATTTGATTCATCGAAAGTGTTGGGTGTAACttttaacaatatttattttgggtAAACTATTTAGTCGGTCACTCAATTTTTAAAGCGCTTTTATTTTAGTTACTCAAAACGAAATTCTTCCAATTTCGTTACTCAACTTTTAAGGCACTTTCATTTTGGTTGCCCAATCATTAAATCTCTAACGGCGATTAACTGTAGACGTCACatcatattcacattttcatttttttcacccAATTTTTAGGTTGCTTTCATCTTGATCACCCACAATATGTCCTTTTTTATGTATTATCgaggtaaaaagaaaaaagaaaaaaaatcatttaacaattaGAATGAAAAGGCGGTAGAGACTACAATCATGctttaaaaattgggaaattgtATTGGTTTATCCCTTTTCTGAATGttccaaatttcttttttttttcaatatcgagatcttaattttcaaaacatcaaaatcaattagataaattattgaattttttttatccctTAATAGTTTCGACCAATTTGTTACTCTAATattgaaactaattaaattaattaatttaatctccttctaaatttaaaatttcctttatgtttcaaattaaaatcaactcaaataaatcatctttaataattatttttaaagcccaaattttttattatattatcatgATTCTTTCAAACTaagctaaaagtaaagaaaaatccttacaattaatttaattaattaattttttcttcaTGCCAAacaaacccaaattttttttattactttttcacTCAAATGAAGaacaatcaattaatttaattgattgcaatgttttttctttacttttaactTAGTATAAAAAATTCgagattatataattaaaaaaattaaattttatagacaattattaaatataagttgttaagttaatttcattaaaaataatctgaaaacatgaaataaatttttaaaatttagtaagaaattaatttaattaatttcaatattacatTAACAAATCGATTAACATTACCAAGGTATaaaaaatttttcatcaatttatttatttgattttgatattttaaaatttaaaatttcaatattaaaaaattttaatttcaacaatGTGACAAATAAgacaatttgacaatttttaatacattatttcaatttctacaGCTCCTTCActttaatacttaaattttttttgccaCAATCAAATacttaaaaagtatatttttttggTCGCAAAGACGAAAGTTACCTAGAAGTAAAATCAGGCcgcttttaataaaaaaaatgtggaATAATATAGATTGTTAAGCAAGATGAAGCCGATAATAGACTGCAACTGAAATTATTTACAGGGGGGTCAAAAGGCACATCCTTTGCTCAAGCTTTACAATAATCACCATTTAACAGTACCGAAGTCCACATCATGTTGCAACAGTTGAGGTTTCATTTTAGTGCttgaaaataatattgaaaaactTTCGTGTGTTCTCCGTTACTTGGATATAGTCCTCATCGATGTAATAGTTTTACTAATATGGTTAGCAAGAAGGTGCAACGGAAAGAATGGGTGTGGTTCATTGAAATTTCAGTGGTTATCAACAAAAACCTGCTTAGAGCCCTGGTATAGATTCAAGGTTGTATTGTTTTGGAGTTGAAGTTTCTATCTCTGGGTTTTCCTGTATTTTTGGCTTCTTAACGGCATCAGGAGTCTGTAAGTAGGTATAGGAAGTTGTCTGATTAACTGACGGGCCAGGATTGCTTATTCTGCTTGCCAGGAAGCGACGGATTAATCCCCGAAGGAAAGGGGCCATGGTATCTGGCTCATATTCTAGGTAGTACATGATCCCTCCCATGCATGCACAAAATAAGGCAACCTGCGACAGTTTGGAAGCTTCAACTCAGGAATGAACATTTTAAGAAAAGACTTAATTCCGTTAATAGCATAGATGCTCAACATTCGGACAATTCACAGATTCACAGTAGCACTCAGCatgcataaacagtgtaaataTAATACATTATATTATTAGCCACCTAATTCATGACTTTTTGCAATAAGGATCCAAACTAAATGTGCCTTGACCCAATATTCTCAATAACAAAGTTGGTTATCAATTTCAAACCATGGCCACAAAGATGCTctcataagaaaaaaaataataataatatttaagagcCAGAGTTCTAACATACCTCGGCATTTTTAACATCAGGAAGTAGCTTCCTGTTAACCAAAATATACCACAATGATTCCCCAGCTCGAGGAAGAACATATAGAGCAAGCTCACTGCGTCTAGCTTTTTTCTCCAGTAATACAGAAAGAGCTGATAAACCACCAGCGACCCAATATACCAGCTTGTGGTCTTTTGATGCAATCTTTCTGTGCATGCATATAACCGCCTTGAATTGCACAAGAAAAATATTCAAGAACATATTCTTACTGATTTTAACAACAGGTAAAAGTTATTGAGAAATGAGAAACAAGCTACCTGAAAAATTCCAACAAATGCAGACAAGAAAGTTGTTGATCGAACAGAACCTTTAACAGCAAGCCAACAGGTACGAGAAGGGGTATCCAAAAACTAAAGGGACATCATAAAATTCCAAAAAACAAAAAGAGGATCAATTTCAAACTGAAGTTCCGTTGTCAACTACAAGAAATTCTCATTTACAAAAGAATAAAATcatcaaattgattattttgcTTTGCAAGGGATAAGTGGTTTTACTCTACTACAAgcagattaaaataaaatccatcaTCCTCAATACACCCACGCAGCATTACTAAAGTGGTATTTTACTAAACCTCGAAATTTACTAAACCAGATTGACAATTCCATTCTTCAAGAGAGTATTTAAATGCAAAAAGGCAGACCTATGCCAATCTATTATAGCGCTCAAAATGCATCAAGAGTATGATGGTCTAGTTTGCTTTTTTTCATATAAAGAATAAACAGAAGCATATGATAGGAAAGTTCGAAAGCAAACCAACTCCAAGGCCCCACCGGACACATGCAGAAAGGAAAACCAATATGTTATACAAGACGTACCTTTTGTAGGTGCAGAACAACAAATGGCACAAATGTCAAAGAGAAGTACAGAGGAAACGTTTTCctgaatgtagctgatgcagccTTAGCATTGTGCGATAGACAAGAATTTGTGTCGGGATGAATAATAGAACAAGGAATAATAGATGGGAACTCTTCCAACTTCACATTATTGGCCTTCCCTCGACTAGATAAGTAGGCTGATATAGATGCAACATTCACTGGAGCACCTCTACAGTTTTCCCTTACAGCCTTGTATACAGGAGCTGCAACAGGACCAGTCTTCTGGATAAAATCTTGATATGCTTTTGGCAAGCTTTCAGGACGCATCACAAAGGCATACATAACCTGGTATAAAAATCAACTCAATAAAACGGGAGAAGTGAAAACAAACACAGATGATAAGAAAAGCATCAACCTAACCCTAGAAAGTGAAAAGTAGATACAAAACCACTAGAAATTACCAATCATTTGTTAACATCGGAAGCAAACACCTATTTGTAAGACAATAGCAACCATGAATACATATTAACTTTTAGAAAGAAATGTAGCCAGACGAAAATTCATTTGGAGGTCAAATTCACAATCTCATAGAAACATATTATGATTTGAAACATTTCCAGAACATCAAATGTAAAAAAGTCAAATTGTGCAGTACCTAAAATTTAGCCTAAGCTTCTCTTTGACACCTTTAGCTCACCAAACTATCATCAGTTGATGTGCATAGATAAGATGACTCATCCGAAGATATAAAGTAAGTATCTAGACACAAATATCAAGTTGAAGTTGGCATTACCTGGGCACAAGCTAAAGAAAAGAGCAGAGAATCACCATGCCTCCAATgacttccccaaaagtgaaactTATTTTTTGACTTTGCAGAATTGTAAGCACACTGAAGAgtaaagcaaaatatttgactgcAAATCAGAGAACTCATATCTATTATACCAAATAGCTTTACAAATTTACTATTTAAAAGTGCATTCATGTACCTGTGCTACTCTAGCTAGAAGATACAGTGCAAGTGTACGTCTTCGGCTTGAATCATCCAAAGCCAAAATGGATAACCCCGCAATTGAACCTGCTAAAATTCTGTTCCATCACAACCTTAAACAATGTCAACGATTTGAATATGCACTAGCATAcataaaaagttttcaaatattcaaataatCATTTATCATAAACCAAAATTAGACATGCATCTCATGGGAATCAaccatttaaaaacaaaacaatacaAAACAAAAAAGCCAAATTAAAGCTATATATAGCAAGCATACGCGTTCACTGGTGTCTCTTTCTTTCTCAGTTTTCTTAGTAAACATCTAAGCGCATGGTATGATCCTGTGAAACCACCAAAAAGTAAACCAACGCGGCATGCTTCCTCTCTCACCATCAAATCTTTCTCGGAGACAAGTTGCTGGTGAACAAATTTAGACATTCAAACGTTAGGTTAGTATCAAAATTCTGCATATTCTTACGTAATAATTCCTAGCAAAGCCATACAGTAAAACTCAAAATCACAGCAGTTCTGTAAAACTATCATTTAATCTCATTagccacttttttttttttgaaaaaaaaagtgagtTCAGTTATGTTAGCTCATAAGACTCCGTTTGATTGGTTAAAACCAAACCTTGAGATCAAGAAGCGAAGAATAAGACTGTCGTCTGGCGAGCTTGAAAGCGCGAAGAAGAATTCCGATACCTACTCTAACGCCATAAGAAAGGAGAAAGCTTTGGCAAAGATTACCAATGGCATTGGCCACGCAGGAGTCATCAGCATGGTCGCAGGGCGAGTCGTCGCCACTCGCCGCCGTCCTCTGACGCCTCTGGAGCTCCTGTATTGCTTCCATCAATCGGTCCTCAGCCTCACGCAGCCGCCGCTCCGCCTCCACGCTGTCCGCCAACAAGCGTGCCGAGGAATTCGGGTATTCAGAGAGAGTGGGCATTTTAAATTCGAAATCGCCGTTCTTTTTATTTGCATCTGAAAggcaaaaatgaagaaaagagaTGAAAAGAAGGATAAAGAGATAATATTATAACACTGATAAATAATGTGTTTTCCAATCTTTTTCGTTCTTTTTTAAGTTATGAATTTGTTGTCAGTACAACGTGGAAGAAATTAGGCTAATTGGCATATatgccctttttttttaattaattagggttaTGGGCTTTGGGCAAAATAAGGTGACTAGgtggttttttttaattaattagacatttaggttaattttaaatttaattacggAAAATGTTGATTTAAATGGAAAGCACATCTAGTCGGGTGAGCTTTTTGTACATGTATCagaaaagcttgtctagcttgacGCACATTCCCTTAACGATAAAAAAGTGACGATTTTTTTAATGTTGTCGTGCCaacgataaaaaaatttaaatataccaACTGTAATTTTTTTACCCTATAAATACCcataaatatcatttttttcatttacatccttctctcaactctctcgttttaaatttttcgatattttcatttaaaaatattattattttttaattatctcatttttaTTCGTTGAAATCTATTTATCACGAATGGTCACCTCTCTAATCCGCTTCAACTACAGGCATATTTTCGCCGCAT
Protein-coding sequences here:
- the LOC107952342 gene encoding uncharacterized protein; amino-acid sequence: MPTLSEYPNSSARLLADSVEAERRLREAEDRLMEAIQELQRRQRTAASGDDSPCDHADDSCVANAIGNLCQSFLLSYGVRVGIGILLRAFKLARRQSYSSLLDLKQLVSEKDLMVREEACRVGLLFGGFTGSYHALRCLLRKLRKKETPVNAILAGSIAGLSILALDDSSRRRTLALYLLARVAQCAYNSAKSKNKFHFWGSHWRHGDSLLFSLACAQVMYAFVMRPESLPKAYQDFIQKTGPVAAPVYKAVRENCRGAPVNVASISAYLSSRGKANNVKLEEFPSIIPCSIIHPDTNSCLSHNAKAASATFRKTFPLYFSLTFVPFVVLHLQKFLDTPSRTCWLAVKGSVRSTTFLSAFVGIFQAVICMHRKIASKDHKLVYWVAGGLSALSVLLEKKARRSELALYVLPRAGESLWYILVNRKLLPDVKNAEVALFCACMGGIMYYLEYEPDTMAPFLRGLIRRFLASRISNPGPSVNQTTSYTYLQTPDAVKKPKIQENPEIETSTPKQYNLESIPGL